The Thiosulfativibrio zosterae genome has a window encoding:
- a CDS encoding outer membrane protein OmpK — protein MNSFKKKSLVSSLALVAGLAMGASAQAADWSSTSMLLLDGAGYKNVPADTKFNTQVLTLEHVDGWKYGSNFFFFDVTNPNSAGKAFNDTSADGVSSFYGEFSPSLSLSKMTGKDMSFGFVKDVSIAGTWELGQNTNALLAGVGFALDIPGVPVASLTLYQRTSTSKFAPGKTGSGQQATIVWMSPFNVGPTSWTFEGYLDYATEEKDVNKVENIVASPRLTMDVGSFFGAPKKVSVGVEYSYWHNKYGSKGIDEGVPQAAVKWTF, from the coding sequence ATGAATTCATTTAAGAAAAAAAGTTTAGTAAGCAGTTTAGCGTTAGTAGCAGGATTGGCAATGGGCGCATCAGCGCAAGCTGCGGATTGGAGTTCGACTAGTATGTTGTTATTGGATGGTGCAGGCTATAAAAATGTGCCAGCCGACACCAAATTCAATACACAAGTTTTAACGCTAGAACATGTTGATGGTTGGAAATATGGTTCTAACTTTTTCTTCTTTGATGTCACTAACCCAAATTCTGCTGGTAAAGCGTTTAATGACACTTCTGCTGACGGTGTGAGTAGTTTTTATGGTGAATTCTCACCATCGCTTTCATTAAGCAAAATGACCGGTAAAGACATGTCATTTGGTTTTGTTAAGGATGTTAGTATCGCAGGGACTTGGGAGTTGGGTCAGAATACCAATGCATTATTAGCAGGTGTTGGGTTTGCTTTGGATATTCCAGGTGTTCCGGTTGCAAGCCTTACACTTTATCAAAGAACATCAACTTCAAAATTTGCGCCAGGTAAAACAGGTTCAGGTCAACAAGCCACCATTGTTTGGATGTCACCCTTTAATGTAGGTCCTACGAGTTGGACTTTTGAAGGTTATCTAGATTACGCCACTGAAGAAAAAGATGTAAATAAAGTTGAGAACATTGTTGCTTCACCTCGTTTGACGATGGATGTTGGTAGCTTTTTTGGTGCGCCAAAGAAAGTTTCAGTGGGTGTAGAGTATAGCTACTGGCACAACAAATATGGTTCCAAAGGCATTGATGAAGGTGTTCCTCAAGCCGCTGTTAAGTGGACTTTCTAA
- a CDS encoding N-acyl homoserine lactonase family protein produces MTQVKKFWPILTGTHRYEKTLSTRGRGQGEIIQAPILAYLIETQNGRILFDVGCDYQKIQQPKLRQTYYEHEGFPFGPPDMTEEQQLPNKLARLGLKTEDVDVVFCSHLHFDHAGGLCEFCHAEVHVHQQEMQAALLPADEAYFKSDFDLPLNWKVQTGEYDLVPGVSAIETPGHTAGHMSMLIELPKGKPILLAGDAADLVENITDEIAPGLCWQENETLAIQSIQKLKRLELEHQANLWPNHDWTFFQNHNPFPKPYE; encoded by the coding sequence GTGACGCAAGTGAAAAAGTTTTGGCCTATTTTGACGGGTACACATCGCTACGAAAAAACCTTATCAACCCGAGGACGCGGGCAGGGTGAGATTATTCAAGCGCCTATTTTGGCCTATTTAATTGAAACCCAAAATGGCAGAATTTTGTTTGATGTAGGCTGTGACTATCAAAAAATTCAACAGCCTAAATTACGCCAAACCTATTACGAGCACGAAGGCTTTCCATTTGGTCCGCCAGACATGACCGAAGAACAACAGTTGCCCAATAAATTGGCAAGACTGGGTTTAAAAACTGAGGATGTGGATGTGGTTTTTTGCAGCCATTTGCACTTTGACCACGCAGGGGGTTTGTGTGAATTTTGTCATGCCGAAGTCCATGTGCATCAGCAAGAAATGCAAGCCGCCTTGCTACCAGCAGATGAAGCCTATTTTAAAAGCGATTTTGACTTGCCCTTAAACTGGAAAGTGCAAACGGGCGAGTATGATTTGGTGCCCGGCGTGAGTGCCATTGAAACGCCCGGGCATACCGCGGGGCATATGTCGATGTTGATTGAACTGCCTAAAGGTAAACCCATTCTCTTAGCCGGGGATGCGGCAGATTTGGTGGAAAATATCACCGACGAAATCGCCCCAGGCCTATGTTGGCAAGAGAACGAAACCCTTGCAATTCAAAGTATTCAAAAGCTAAAACGGCTTGAGCTAGAGCATCAAGCTAACCTTTGGCCCAACCATGATTGGACATTTTTTCAAAATCACAATCCCTTTCCCAAACCCTACGAATAA
- a CDS encoding ABC transporter substrate-binding protein, producing MFQKKKVLGVLAGLFLSAQAFSVSAEPLKIGYSDWPGWVAWDVAIEKKWFEKEGVDVQFEWFDYVASMDAFAAGKLDAVHMTNGDALVTGATGAKSVMILLNDYSNGNDMVVAKPGIASIKDLKGKKIGVEVGFVSHLLLLTALEANGMKEGDVTLVNVPTNETPQVLASGEVDAIVAWQPSSGQALTGVPGSKAVFTSADNPGIIYDGLSVSPASLSAHKADWAKVLKVWYKTVAYIQDPKTQGDAIKIMANRVGLAPEEYAPFLKGTKLLTLEEAKAAYKKGSALTSIYGSTKLSDDFNVANKVYDTPQDVDSYLDGSLTNAM from the coding sequence ATGTTTCAAAAGAAAAAAGTACTCGGTGTTTTAGCAGGCTTATTTTTATCTGCCCAAGCATTTTCTGTCAGCGCAGAACCTTTAAAAATTGGTTACAGTGATTGGCCAGGATGGGTTGCCTGGGATGTTGCCATTGAGAAAAAATGGTTTGAGAAAGAAGGCGTTGATGTCCAGTTTGAGTGGTTTGATTATGTTGCTTCGATGGATGCTTTTGCTGCAGGCAAGTTAGACGCAGTGCACATGACCAATGGTGATGCGTTGGTCACGGGGGCTACTGGCGCTAAGAGCGTGATGATTTTATTAAACGATTATTCTAATGGTAATGACATGGTGGTTGCCAAGCCAGGCATCGCTTCTATTAAAGATTTAAAAGGTAAAAAAATTGGTGTAGAAGTGGGCTTTGTGAGCCATTTGTTACTGTTAACCGCACTTGAAGCCAATGGTATGAAAGAGGGTGATGTCACCCTAGTGAATGTACCCACCAATGAAACGCCTCAGGTGCTTGCCTCTGGCGAAGTTGATGCCATTGTTGCTTGGCAACCCAGTTCTGGTCAGGCTTTAACAGGTGTTCCAGGTTCTAAAGCGGTATTCACCTCAGCGGATAATCCTGGGATTATTTACGATGGTCTTTCGGTGAGTCCTGCCAGTTTATCGGCTCACAAGGCAGACTGGGCTAAGGTGCTCAAAGTTTGGTATAAAACGGTTGCTTATATTCAAGACCCTAAAACTCAGGGCGATGCCATTAAAATCATGGCTAACCGTGTTGGTTTAGCGCCGGAAGAATATGCGCCATTTCTTAAAGGCACCAAATTGTTAACCCTAGAAGAAGCCAAAGCGGCCTACAAAAAAGGCTCTGCTTTAACCTCAATTTATGGGTCTACCAAGTTGTCTGATGATTTCAATGTGGCCAACAAAGTTTACGACACGCCACAAGATGTCGATAGTTACTTGGATGGATCTTTAACCAACGCCATGTAA
- a CDS encoding 8-oxoguanine deaminase, translating to MSSSQPLWIQNPLAIFTGNDQDARGGLVVLGSEIIELVAQGAIPKTPNYQVFDASEQVILPGLINVHHHFYQTLTRAYPPALNKRLFPWLKTLYPVWANLQQAQLEIASTLAMAELMLSGCTTASDHHYVFTDGLENAIDIQIAAAQKLGMRVHLTRGSMSLGVEQGGLPPQNTVQTEQVILDDSERLIKTYHQRQDGAMTRIALAPCSPFSVTEDLMVQSAAMAEQFDVRLHTHLAETEDENAFCLKMFGLRPLDYLQKVNWLSNRVWLAHGIHFNDAEVLRLGQAGVGISHCPSSNMVLASGICRGLELEASGCPVGIGVDGSASNDGSNMINEVRQALLIGRLRYQADEITHLDVLRWATQGSAGCLGRSDIGEIAVGKQADLALFKLDELRFSGAGDPLAALIMCGAQAVDRLMVAGQWRVVDGQLLGLDISALMANHSKSARSLIS from the coding sequence ATGTCCTCAAGCCAACCTCTGTGGATTCAAAACCCCTTAGCCATTTTTACTGGTAACGACCAAGACGCAAGAGGCGGTTTGGTGGTGCTGGGCAGCGAAATTATCGAACTCGTTGCGCAGGGCGCAATCCCCAAGACGCCAAACTATCAGGTTTTTGATGCCAGCGAACAGGTTATTTTGCCTGGGCTTATCAATGTTCATCACCATTTTTACCAAACCCTGACGCGTGCCTATCCGCCAGCGCTCAATAAACGCTTGTTTCCTTGGTTAAAAACCTTGTATCCTGTGTGGGCTAATTTGCAACAAGCGCAACTCGAAATTGCCTCAACCTTGGCAATGGCCGAATTGATGTTATCTGGCTGTACCACGGCTTCTGACCACCATTATGTATTTACCGATGGCTTAGAAAATGCCATAGATATTCAAATTGCAGCGGCGCAAAAGTTGGGGATGCGTGTCCATTTAACCCGCGGTTCAATGAGTTTGGGTGTGGAACAAGGGGGATTACCGCCCCAAAATACCGTGCAAACTGAGCAGGTTATATTGGATGACAGCGAACGCCTGATTAAAACCTATCACCAACGCCAAGATGGCGCGATGACACGCATTGCGCTTGCACCCTGTTCACCCTTTTCGGTCACAGAAGATTTAATGGTGCAATCAGCAGCCATGGCAGAACAGTTTGATGTGCGCTTGCATACCCATCTAGCGGAAACCGAAGATGAAAATGCGTTTTGTCTCAAAATGTTTGGCTTACGCCCATTGGATTATTTGCAAAAAGTAAACTGGCTTTCCAATCGAGTATGGTTGGCGCATGGCATACATTTTAATGATGCAGAAGTGTTGCGCTTAGGGCAAGCAGGCGTGGGGATTAGTCATTGTCCATCGTCCAATATGGTGTTGGCCTCGGGCATCTGTCGAGGGTTGGAGTTAGAAGCGTCGGGTTGTCCGGTTGGTATAGGGGTTGATGGGTCAGCGTCAAACGATGGTTCGAATATGATTAACGAAGTACGCCAGGCCTTATTGATTGGGCGCTTGCGTTATCAAGCAGATGAAATAACCCATTTGGATGTCTTGCGTTGGGCAACACAAGGTTCTGCTGGCTGCTTAGGGCGTTCGGACATTGGTGAAATTGCGGTGGGCAAACAAGCAGACTTGGCACTGTTTAAATTAGATGAACTGCGTTTTTCAGGAGCGGGCGATCCTTTGGCGGCTTTAATCATGTGTGGTGCACAAGCAGTAGACCGTTTAATGGTTGCTGGGCAATGGCGTGTTGTAGACGGGCAGTTATTGGGCTTAGATATCAGTGCCTTGATGGCCAATCATTCCAAAAGCGCGCGTTCATTAATCAGTTAA
- a CDS encoding fatty acid desaturase yields the protein MKAQSSVFRQADALIPTALAVLYVLSGYVFGFYGILSDAISLNILGILLLAHAMVIAAYLIHEAAHYSVFKSKNHNRWFAEFCLWITGNSYSNFDDIQHKHIRHHIDRADIVSFDFRPILQRHPKFLKLIQILEWAYIPALEVWMHFLVIALPFIKPNRKARRLRVISVLLLRIGFFAGLAMLAPQVLWLYPIAYLLFLTVMRFMDVHQHTYEVYETLDLPRGAESKLRNREFEEHNTYSNLLSVRYPWVNLLVLNFCYHNVHHDQQLQPWYRLPALHQAMYGRDYSQLLTFRHLIKSYHRYRVPRILNGDPINLPIKHNEGETFIGVDGVSFLTAH from the coding sequence ATGAAAGCCCAGTCCTCCGTTTTTCGACAAGCCGATGCCCTTATCCCCACCGCTTTGGCAGTTTTGTATGTTTTAAGTGGCTATGTTTTTGGCTTTTATGGCATATTGTCAGATGCGATTAGCTTAAATATTCTGGGCATTTTGTTATTGGCGCATGCGATGGTTATTGCTGCCTATCTCATTCACGAAGCTGCTCATTACAGCGTATTTAAATCTAAAAACCACAACCGTTGGTTTGCCGAATTTTGTTTGTGGATAACGGGTAATAGTTATTCGAATTTTGACGATATTCAACACAAACACATCCGCCATCATATTGACCGAGCCGATATAGTGTCATTTGATTTTCGTCCAATTTTACAACGCCACCCTAAGTTTTTAAAACTCATTCAAATCTTGGAATGGGCCTATATCCCAGCATTAGAAGTCTGGATGCATTTTCTGGTGATTGCTTTGCCGTTTATCAAACCCAATCGCAAAGCGCGACGACTTAGAGTGATCAGTGTCTTGTTACTCAGAATTGGTTTTTTTGCCGGTTTGGCAATGCTGGCACCGCAAGTTTTATGGTTATATCCGATTGCTTATTTGCTGTTTTTAACGGTGATGCGCTTTATGGATGTGCATCAGCATACCTATGAAGTGTATGAAACCCTAGACTTACCTAGGGGCGCAGAATCTAAACTGCGCAATCGTGAGTTTGAAGAACACAATACCTACTCCAATTTGTTGTCAGTTCGTTATCCTTGGGTAAATTTGTTGGTACTCAATTTCTGTTATCACAATGTGCACCATGACCAACAATTGCAACCTTGGTATCGTTTGCCGGCGTTACATCAAGCCATGTATGGTCGAGATTATTCGCAACTCCTAACTTTTCGACATCTCATCAAAAGTTATCACCGTTATAGAGTGCCCAGAATACTCAATGGTGACCCCATTAACTTGCCCATTAAACACAATGAAGGTGAAACCTTCATTGGCGTGGATGGCGTATCTTTTTTAACAGCACATTAA
- a CDS encoding sugar phosphate isomerase/epimerase family protein, which translates to MQLKTYKTLWGNQLIIEEACAQAKNAGFDGIEGRAPVTPAAIKRWQNALYAFECDFVLEVVTGGDYVPDLSWTMPYHLQDMEAQIQKALPLNPRLITLITGSDAWSESQSIEFLEQAMSLEQKYGIPLSFETHRSRSLFNPWVTERIVKALPNLKLTADISHWCVVCERLMSLEFPSIQAILPQVFHIHARVGYAQGPQVPHPASPEYQNALHSHQAIWRAIWQSQMNRGFELTTLTPEFGPDGYCQQVPFTQTPVADNWKINQWMNQVERSDFAHFSQAGVVI; encoded by the coding sequence ATGCAGCTCAAAACCTATAAAACACTTTGGGGTAATCAACTGATTATTGAAGAAGCCTGTGCTCAGGCTAAAAATGCAGGGTTTGATGGTATTGAGGGGCGAGCGCCCGTGACGCCTGCGGCCATTAAGCGTTGGCAAAATGCGCTCTATGCCTTTGAATGTGATTTTGTGCTAGAAGTGGTCACCGGCGGTGATTATGTGCCCGATTTAAGTTGGACGATGCCCTATCATTTGCAAGATATGGAGGCACAAATCCAAAAAGCCTTGCCGCTCAATCCAAGATTAATCACCTTAATCACTGGCAGTGATGCTTGGTCAGAATCCCAAAGTATCGAGTTTTTAGAGCAGGCCATGAGCTTAGAACAAAAATATGGCATTCCTTTAAGTTTTGAAACCCATCGCAGCCGTTCACTATTTAATCCATGGGTCACCGAACGCATTGTGAAAGCCTTGCCAAACTTAAAGCTAACGGCAGATATCAGTCATTGGTGTGTGGTGTGTGAACGCTTAATGAGTTTAGAGTTTCCCAGTATTCAAGCGATTTTGCCGCAGGTGTTTCACATTCATGCCCGAGTGGGTTATGCACAAGGTCCACAAGTGCCACATCCCGCTTCTCCAGAATACCAAAATGCCTTACACAGCCATCAAGCCATATGGCGAGCCATCTGGCAATCACAAATGAATAGAGGGTTTGAGTTGACGACCTTAACGCCAGAATTTGGACCAGATGGCTATTGCCAACAAGTGCCTTTTACTCAAACGCCGGTGGCGGATAATTGGAAAATTAATCAATGGATGAACCAAGTTGAACGCTCAGATTTTGCCCATTTTAGTCAGGCAGGAGTAGTGATTTGA
- a CDS encoding allantoate amidohydrolase: MSRVIARCEQLATITDSPGSITRIYLSPAYMQGLALVAEWMQQAGMTTWVDAAGNQWGRFACANPDAPTLIIGSHLDTVPNAGKFDGILGVVTGIEVVERLVQTGKTLPFHLEVVGFGDEEGLRFEASMLGSRAAIGKWEDALLELTDAQGMTLEKALLECGLNPHDYPKADRSKDNLLGFWEVHMEQGPVLEVENLPVGVVSAIAGARRFKVMVEGEFGHAGTVPMMLRQDALAATAEIILMIEKNAQIHGLVATVGHIKAYPNAVNVIPGMVEFTVDIRSDDDALREKVMNLMFHSSEAISMQRGLDIYWKEYHWAPARACHVDFRQLFEQSISEQKVHVKTLVSGAGHDAMNMASITDIGMIFVRCKGGISHNPAESVEPEDADLAVETVLLALDKLAICYLEKQGVTP; encoded by the coding sequence ATGTCCCGAGTTATCGCGCGCTGTGAACAACTCGCCACAATCACGGATTCGCCCGGTAGCATCACTCGCATCTATCTTTCTCCCGCTTATATGCAGGGTTTGGCGCTGGTGGCCGAGTGGATGCAACAAGCGGGCATGACCACTTGGGTGGATGCGGCTGGCAATCAATGGGGGCGCTTTGCATGCGCCAACCCTGATGCGCCAACCTTAATCATCGGATCCCATTTAGACACAGTGCCCAATGCGGGTAAGTTTGATGGTATTTTGGGGGTGGTGACCGGTATAGAAGTGGTCGAGCGTTTGGTGCAAACAGGCAAAACCTTGCCGTTTCATTTAGAAGTGGTGGGGTTTGGCGATGAAGAAGGCTTGCGTTTTGAAGCCTCGATGTTGGGCAGTCGTGCGGCCATAGGTAAGTGGGAAGATGCCTTGCTCGAATTAACCGATGCCCAAGGCATGACCTTAGAAAAAGCTTTATTAGAGTGTGGGCTAAATCCGCATGACTATCCTAAAGCCGACCGCAGCAAAGATAATTTACTGGGCTTTTGGGAAGTGCACATGGAACAAGGCCCTGTATTAGAAGTTGAAAATTTACCCGTGGGTGTGGTCAGCGCCATTGCTGGGGCGCGTCGTTTTAAGGTGATGGTAGAAGGCGAATTTGGGCATGCCGGCACCGTGCCGATGATGTTGCGCCAAGATGCTTTGGCTGCCACCGCCGAAATTATTTTAATGATCGAAAAAAATGCCCAAATTCATGGGCTGGTTGCGACGGTTGGGCACATAAAAGCCTATCCGAATGCGGTGAATGTGATTCCAGGCATGGTTGAATTCACTGTGGATATTCGCAGTGATGATGATGCCTTGCGTGAAAAAGTCATGAATTTAATGTTCCACTCCAGCGAAGCCATCAGTATGCAACGCGGTTTGGATATCTACTGGAAAGAATATCACTGGGCGCCAGCCAGAGCTTGTCATGTGGATTTTAGACAATTGTTTGAACAGTCTATTTCTGAACAAAAAGTGCATGTCAAAACTTTGGTCAGCGGTGCAGGGCACGATGCCATGAATATGGCATCCATCACCGATATCGGAATGATTTTTGTGCGTTGCAAAGGCGGCATTAGTCATAATCCTGCGGAATCCGTTGAACCCGAAGATGCCGATTTAGCGGTTGAAACGGTGCTGTTAGCATTGGATAAACTGGCCATTTGTTATCTTGAAAAACAAGGAGTCACCCCATGA
- the rraA gene encoding ribonuclease E activity regulator RraA — protein MSDVIYALGTPDICDQYGADIQVALPIFKSYGGLTRMTGVIETLKIDQNNAKFWELLRTPGKQRILVVDAGADIGAVMGDKMADLAVKNGWKGVVINGYIRDTAILQTLPLGVWALGHYPKKGSRLTEAQHNVPLTFADMTLMPTDTLYADEDGLLVTPHSFPEFENYFH, from the coding sequence ATGAGTGATGTCATCTATGCCCTCGGAACCCCTGATATTTGTGACCAGTATGGCGCAGACATTCAGGTTGCCTTACCCATTTTTAAATCTTACGGCGGCTTAACCCGAATGACGGGTGTGATTGAAACCCTAAAAATTGACCAAAACAACGCCAAGTTTTGGGAACTGTTGCGTACGCCCGGCAAACAACGCATTTTGGTGGTGGATGCAGGCGCAGACATCGGGGCGGTCATGGGCGACAAAATGGCTGACCTTGCCGTTAAAAATGGTTGGAAAGGCGTGGTCATTAATGGGTATATTCGCGACACTGCCATTTTGCAAACCTTGCCTTTAGGAGTTTGGGCGCTGGGTCATTATCCTAAAAAAGGCAGTCGCCTCACCGAGGCACAGCATAATGTCCCCCTGACTTTTGCTGATATGACCCTCATGCCAACCGATACCTTGTATGCGGATGAAGACGGTTTGTTGGTTACGCCACATTCTTTTCCTGAGTTTGAAAACTATTTTCATTGA
- a CDS encoding DMT family transporter: MSPSFKALLPVWVLVFASFFWGLSWWPLKTLNQLGFEGPLIILVAYGLLSLAFLPWILRYRAYIASHFKAWFSILLLGGGANLAFNFALIEGEVIRVMVLFYLLPLWGVLGGKFLLHEKVGRLGWLAAGLAISGAFLIVGGFDIFTTPPTWIDGVALLSGFLFAMNNLAFRAHQDLPLVPKLGALFIGTLIFSGILCIVAQTTLPTETSSLDWFWLAGYGLVWLLIANLGSQWSVTHLPASRSSIIMVMELVVAVVSAILIGNETLHFWEAIGGLLILSATLLEAFKESHSSEITHQPAKS, encoded by the coding sequence TTGAGCCCATCTTTTAAAGCGCTGTTACCGGTTTGGGTTTTAGTTTTTGCCTCATTTTTTTGGGGCTTAAGCTGGTGGCCGCTTAAAACGCTGAATCAACTGGGTTTTGAAGGACCACTCATTATATTGGTTGCCTATGGTCTTTTATCGTTGGCTTTTTTACCTTGGATATTGCGCTACCGTGCCTATATCGCATCACACTTTAAAGCCTGGTTTAGCATTTTGTTATTAGGCGGTGGCGCCAATCTGGCCTTTAATTTTGCCCTGATAGAAGGCGAAGTCATACGAGTCATGGTGCTGTTTTATTTATTGCCCTTATGGGGTGTTTTGGGTGGCAAATTCTTGCTGCATGAAAAGGTTGGCAGGTTGGGCTGGTTAGCGGCAGGGCTTGCGATTTCTGGGGCGTTTTTAATTGTTGGCGGCTTTGATATTTTTACCACGCCACCCACCTGGATAGATGGTGTCGCGCTCCTGTCTGGATTTTTATTTGCCATGAATAATTTAGCATTTCGCGCCCATCAAGACTTGCCTCTAGTACCCAAGTTAGGTGCTTTGTTTATCGGTACACTCATCTTTTCTGGCATCTTGTGTATCGTTGCCCAAACGACGTTACCTACAGAAACCAGTAGCTTAGATTGGTTTTGGTTAGCGGGTTATGGCTTGGTTTGGTTGCTGATTGCCAATTTGGGTTCTCAATGGAGCGTAACGCATTTACCCGCCAGTCGCTCATCCATTATTATGGTGATGGAATTGGTGGTTGCGGTGGTTTCAGCCATTCTCATCGGCAATGAAACGCTGCATTTTTGGGAGGCGATAGGCGGACTCCTCATTTTAAGTGCCACCTTGCTCGAAGCCTTTAAAGAAAGTCATTCCTCAGAAATAACGCATCAGCCCGCCAAATCATAA
- a CDS encoding BMP family ABC transporter substrate-binding protein, which yields MNRRTFLKPLVAALALSVAGLAAPLAQAEDKTKVGFVYVGPVGDHGWSYQHDQGRLAVEKEFGDKVETTFVEKVPEGADAERVIRKLASTGHDLIFTTSFGFMNPTLKVAKQFPNVKFEHATGYKTAKNVGVYSARFYEGRYVMGQVAGKMTKSNVIGYIGSFPIPEVVRGINATLLGLKSVNPEATIKVVWVNSWYDPGKEGDAAKALIDQGVDVVFQHTDSPAPLQVAEQRGVYGIGQASDMKAFAPKAQLSAIIDNWRGYYVDQVKAVMDGTWKSEDTWGGIKSGMVGIAPFSDAVPPEVVAMAEKTIAGIEDGSIHPFQGPIKDQAGVLKVKAGEHLPDGALLGMDWYVEGVEGKLPK from the coding sequence ATGAATAGAAGAACATTTTTAAAGCCTTTGGTGGCTGCTCTGGCCTTATCCGTTGCCGGTTTAGCAGCACCTTTGGCGCAAGCCGAAGATAAGACTAAGGTTGGTTTTGTGTATGTTGGGCCAGTCGGTGACCATGGCTGGAGTTATCAGCATGACCAAGGGCGATTAGCGGTTGAAAAAGAATTTGGCGATAAAGTAGAAACCACCTTTGTCGAAAAAGTACCCGAAGGCGCAGATGCTGAGCGCGTTATTCGTAAGCTTGCCTCAACAGGTCACGATTTAATTTTTACCACTTCGTTTGGTTTTATGAACCCTACTTTAAAAGTGGCTAAGCAATTTCCAAATGTCAAATTTGAGCATGCGACAGGTTATAAAACCGCTAAAAATGTCGGTGTTTACAGTGCGCGTTTTTATGAAGGTCGTTATGTGATGGGGCAAGTCGCCGGTAAAATGACTAAATCTAATGTGATTGGTTATATCGGTTCTTTCCCTATTCCAGAAGTGGTGCGCGGTATTAATGCGACTTTATTGGGGCTAAAATCGGTGAATCCAGAGGCAACTATCAAAGTGGTTTGGGTGAACTCTTGGTATGACCCAGGTAAAGAAGGCGATGCGGCTAAGGCTTTGATTGACCAGGGTGTGGATGTGGTTTTTCAACACACAGATTCGCCTGCGCCCTTGCAAGTGGCTGAACAGCGCGGGGTTTATGGTATAGGTCAGGCCTCGGACATGAAAGCCTTTGCACCGAAAGCTCAGTTGAGTGCCATTATTGATAATTGGCGTGGCTATTATGTTGACCAAGTCAAAGCGGTGATGGACGGTACTTGGAAATCTGAAGACACTTGGGGTGGAATTAAGTCTGGCATGGTCGGTATTGCACCTTTCAGTGATGCCGTGCCTCCAGAGGTTGTCGCCATGGCAGAAAAAACCATAGCAGGTATTGAGGATGGCTCTATTCATCCTTTCCAAGGGCCCATAAAAGATCAGGCCGGTGTGCTTAAGGTAAAAGCGGGTGAGCATTTACCCGATGGTGCTTTGTTGGGCATGGACTGGTATGTGGAAGGGGTTGAAGGTAAGTTGCCTAAATAA